A stretch of Macadamia integrifolia cultivar HAES 741 chromosome 7, SCU_Mint_v3, whole genome shotgun sequence DNA encodes these proteins:
- the LOC122084325 gene encoding uncharacterized protein LOC122084325 isoform X6, which yields MENRFGRLENLMRQKSLKSIFLRSGKKSAQDIAEASPRTIPQLSSIANSVIYRCSKILSIPTEELQHRFETELSEHDEQSPTYARNLLEFCSYQALDVVTRCPDYLSDKEIRRLTFDMMLAWEDPDVKREPLQKESASCDNQEVDDEEGWSLFYSNSTSMAVQVDDKKTVGPEAFARIAPACAVVADVITVQNLFDALTSSSGGLLHFLIYDKYLGSLNKVIKTAKNAPGMPLASNLQLAEGEIIVDVDGIVPTQPVLQHIGISAWPGRLTLTNYALYFESLGVGLYNKAVRYDLETDLKQVLKAELTGPLGARLFDKALMYKSSSVTEPILFEFPEFKGNSRRDYWLEISLEILHAHKFIRRYNLKESEQAEALAKAMLGIFRYRALRDAFHIFPSHYKTLLVYNLAEKLPGGDRILEILSSQLEQLNVSMLQHDAIKRSSNDAKRKSSLSPASLYALIRLGLLPKGAYPDEDAMFLVRDVCVGEINPLELAVKKLGYDTGRAEAAKATVDQVKVDGIDTNIAVMKQLLFPVVESAKRLQFLASWDDPFKSTMFLVLICFTIVRGWFKYALPCTFVFLSALMLWRKHDNKGKPLEPFRVTPPPSRYAVEQLLTLQEGISQIEALVQDATDKGDAIEERF from the exons TTGAAATCCATCTTCCTCCGCAGCGGCAAGAAGTCGGCTCAAGACATTGCCGAAGCTTCTCCCAGGACCATTCCTCAGCTCTCCTCCATTGCTAATTCCGTCATTTATCGCTGTTCCAA GATTCTTTCAATTCCAACTGAAGAATTGCAGCATCGTTTTGAGACTGAGCTATCTGAGCATGATGAGCAATCTCCAACTTATGCTAGGAATTTGTTAGAATTTTGCTCATACCAAGCACTCGATGTGGTGACTCGGTGTCCAGATTATCTAAGTGATAAGGAGATTCGCCGTTTGACATTTGATATGATGCTTGCATGGGAAGATCCTGATGTCAAGAGGGAGCCCTTACAGAAA GAAAGTGCTTCTTGTGATAATCAGGAAGTTGATGATGAGGAAGGGTGGTCattattttattcaaattcCACAAGCATGGCTGTTCAG GTTGATGACAAGAAAACTGTTGGGCCAGAGGCTTTTGCTCGAATTGCACCAGCTTGTGCTGTTGTAGCAGATGTCATTACTGTCCAGAATCTTTTTGATGCACTCACAAGCTCTTCTGGTGGCCTGCTGCATTTTCTCATCTATGACAAGTACCTTGGAAGCCTTAACAA GGTCATCAAAACTGCAAAAAATGCACCTGGAATGCCTTTGGCATCTAACCTTCAGCTTGCTGAGGGAGAGATCATCGTAGATGTAGATGGCATTGTTCCCACTCAACCAGTTCTGCAACACATTGGAATTTCTGCTTGGCCTG GTCGCTTGACATTGACCAACTATGCTTTATACTTTGAGTCACTTGGAGTTGGTTTATACAACAAAGCTGTCAGATATGATCTGGAAACAGATTTGAAGCAGGTTTTAAAGGCCGAATTGACTGGCCCACTGGGTGCCCGTCTCTTTGATAAGGCCCTGATGTACAAATCATCATCTGT AACAGAGCCTATACTTTTTGAGTTCCCTGAATTCAAAGGCAACTCACGCCGGGACTACTGGTTAGAAATTAGTCTTGAGATTCTGCATGCACACAAGTTTATTAGGAGATACAACCTCAAAGAAAGTGAGCAGGCTGAAGCACTCGCTAAGGCCATGCTAGGCATCTTCCGGTACCGTGCCTTGAGAGATGCTTTCCATATCTTTCCATCTCATTACAAGACTTTACTTGTTTACAACTTAGCTGAAAAGCTCCCTGGAGGAGATAGGATATTGGAAATACTATCAAGTCAATTGGAGCAATTGAATGTTTCGATGCTCCAACATGATGCCATCAAGAGATCATCAAATGATGCCAAAAGGAAGTCTTCATTGTCCCCAGCATCGTTATATGCACTTATTAGACTTGGGTTGTTGCCAAAAGGAGCATATCCTGATGAAGATGCAATGTTCCTGGTACGAGATGTATGTGTTGGTGAGATAAATCCTTTAGAATTGGCTGTGAAGAAATTGGGATATGACACAGGGAGAGCTGAGGCAGCAAAAGCAACTGTGGATCAAGTGAAAGTGGATGGCATTGATACAAATATAGCTGTGATGAAG CAATTACTTTTCCCGGTGGTTGAATCTGCTAAGCGGCTCCAATTTTTGGCCTCTTGGGATGACCCTTTTAAATCAACAATGTTTCTGGTGCTGATATGTTTCACAATTGTCAG GGGTTGGTTTAAGTATGCCTTGCCCTGCACATTTGTATTCCTGTCAGCACTCATGCTCTGGCGCAAGCATGACAATAAAGGGAAGCCATTGGAACCTTTCAGAGTCACACCTCCTCCCAGTCGGTATGCAGTTGAACAACTGCTGACATTACAGGAAGGCATTTCTCAGATTGAAGCACTAGTTCAAGAT
- the LOC122084325 gene encoding uncharacterized protein LOC122084325 isoform X9 produces MENRFGRLENLMRQKSLKSIFLRSGKKSAQDIAEASPRTIPQLSSIANSVIYRCSKILSIPTEELQHRFETELSEHDEQSPTYARNLLEFCSYQALDVVTRCPDYLSDKEIRRLTFDMMLAWEDPDVKREPLQKESASCDNQEVDDEEGWSLFYSNSTSMAVQVDDKKTVGPEAFARIAPACAVVADVITVQNLFDALTSSSGGLLHFLIYDKYLGSLNKVIKTAKNAPGMPLASNLQLAEGEIIVDVDGIVPTQPVLQHIGISAWPGRLTLTNYALYFESLGVGLYNKAVRYDLETDLKQVLKAELTGPLGARLFDKALMYKSSSVTEPILFEFPEFKGNSRRDYWLEISLEILHAHKFIRRYNLKESEQAEALAKAMLGIFRYRALRDAFHIFPSHYKTLLVYNLAEKLPGGDRILEILSSQLEQLNVSMLQHDAIKRSSNDAKRKSSLSPASLYALIRLGLLPKGAYPDEDAMFLVRDVCVGEINPLELAVKKLGYDTGRAEAAKATVDQVKVDGIDTNIAVMKGMFLKHAFWTSLHI; encoded by the exons TTGAAATCCATCTTCCTCCGCAGCGGCAAGAAGTCGGCTCAAGACATTGCCGAAGCTTCTCCCAGGACCATTCCTCAGCTCTCCTCCATTGCTAATTCCGTCATTTATCGCTGTTCCAA GATTCTTTCAATTCCAACTGAAGAATTGCAGCATCGTTTTGAGACTGAGCTATCTGAGCATGATGAGCAATCTCCAACTTATGCTAGGAATTTGTTAGAATTTTGCTCATACCAAGCACTCGATGTGGTGACTCGGTGTCCAGATTATCTAAGTGATAAGGAGATTCGCCGTTTGACATTTGATATGATGCTTGCATGGGAAGATCCTGATGTCAAGAGGGAGCCCTTACAGAAA GAAAGTGCTTCTTGTGATAATCAGGAAGTTGATGATGAGGAAGGGTGGTCattattttattcaaattcCACAAGCATGGCTGTTCAG GTTGATGACAAGAAAACTGTTGGGCCAGAGGCTTTTGCTCGAATTGCACCAGCTTGTGCTGTTGTAGCAGATGTCATTACTGTCCAGAATCTTTTTGATGCACTCACAAGCTCTTCTGGTGGCCTGCTGCATTTTCTCATCTATGACAAGTACCTTGGAAGCCTTAACAA GGTCATCAAAACTGCAAAAAATGCACCTGGAATGCCTTTGGCATCTAACCTTCAGCTTGCTGAGGGAGAGATCATCGTAGATGTAGATGGCATTGTTCCCACTCAACCAGTTCTGCAACACATTGGAATTTCTGCTTGGCCTG GTCGCTTGACATTGACCAACTATGCTTTATACTTTGAGTCACTTGGAGTTGGTTTATACAACAAAGCTGTCAGATATGATCTGGAAACAGATTTGAAGCAGGTTTTAAAGGCCGAATTGACTGGCCCACTGGGTGCCCGTCTCTTTGATAAGGCCCTGATGTACAAATCATCATCTGT AACAGAGCCTATACTTTTTGAGTTCCCTGAATTCAAAGGCAACTCACGCCGGGACTACTGGTTAGAAATTAGTCTTGAGATTCTGCATGCACACAAGTTTATTAGGAGATACAACCTCAAAGAAAGTGAGCAGGCTGAAGCACTCGCTAAGGCCATGCTAGGCATCTTCCGGTACCGTGCCTTGAGAGATGCTTTCCATATCTTTCCATCTCATTACAAGACTTTACTTGTTTACAACTTAGCTGAAAAGCTCCCTGGAGGAGATAGGATATTGGAAATACTATCAAGTCAATTGGAGCAATTGAATGTTTCGATGCTCCAACATGATGCCATCAAGAGATCATCAAATGATGCCAAAAGGAAGTCTTCATTGTCCCCAGCATCGTTATATGCACTTATTAGACTTGGGTTGTTGCCAAAAGGAGCATATCCTGATGAAGATGCAATGTTCCTGGTACGAGATGTATGTGTTGGTGAGATAAATCCTTTAGAATTGGCTGTGAAGAAATTGGGATATGACACAGGGAGAGCTGAGGCAGCAAAAGCAACTGTGGATCAAGTGAAAGTGGATGGCATTGATACAAATATAGCTGTGATGAAG ggTATGTTTTTAAAGCATGCCTTTTGGACTTCTCTTCATATATGA
- the LOC122084325 gene encoding uncharacterized protein LOC122084325 isoform X5, which yields MENRFGRLENLMRQKSLKSIFLRSGKKSAQDIAEASPRTIPQLSSIANSVIYRCSKILSIPTEELQHRFETELSEHDEQSPTYARNLLEFCSYQALDVVTRCPDYLSDKEIRRLTFDMMLAWEDPDVKREPLQKESASCDNQEVDDEEGWSLFYSNSTSMAVQVDDKKTVGPEAFARIAPACAVVADVITVQNLFDALTSSSGGLLHFLIYDKYLGSLNKVIKTAKNAPGMPLASNLQLAEGEIIVDVDGIVPTQPVLQHIGISAWPGRLTLTNYALYFESLGVGLYNKAVRYDLETDLKQVLKAELTGPLGARLFDKALMYKSSSVTEPILFEFPEFKGNSRRDYWLEISLEILHAHKFIRRYNLKESEQAEALAKAMLGIFRYRALRDAFHIFPSHYKTLLVYNLAEKLPGGDRILEILSSQLEQLNVSMLQHDAIKRSSNDAKRKSSLSPASLYALIRLGLLPKGAYPDEDAMFLVRDVCVGEINPLELAVKKLGYDTGRAEAAKATVDQVKVDGIDTNIAVMKQLLFPVVESAKRLQFLASWDDPFKSTMFLVLICFTIVRGWFKYALPCTFVFLSALMLWRKHDNKGKPLEPFRVTPPPSRYAVEQLLTLQEGISQIEALVQDVNIILLKLRAILFSSLPQVCIPPVWFF from the exons TTGAAATCCATCTTCCTCCGCAGCGGCAAGAAGTCGGCTCAAGACATTGCCGAAGCTTCTCCCAGGACCATTCCTCAGCTCTCCTCCATTGCTAATTCCGTCATTTATCGCTGTTCCAA GATTCTTTCAATTCCAACTGAAGAATTGCAGCATCGTTTTGAGACTGAGCTATCTGAGCATGATGAGCAATCTCCAACTTATGCTAGGAATTTGTTAGAATTTTGCTCATACCAAGCACTCGATGTGGTGACTCGGTGTCCAGATTATCTAAGTGATAAGGAGATTCGCCGTTTGACATTTGATATGATGCTTGCATGGGAAGATCCTGATGTCAAGAGGGAGCCCTTACAGAAA GAAAGTGCTTCTTGTGATAATCAGGAAGTTGATGATGAGGAAGGGTGGTCattattttattcaaattcCACAAGCATGGCTGTTCAG GTTGATGACAAGAAAACTGTTGGGCCAGAGGCTTTTGCTCGAATTGCACCAGCTTGTGCTGTTGTAGCAGATGTCATTACTGTCCAGAATCTTTTTGATGCACTCACAAGCTCTTCTGGTGGCCTGCTGCATTTTCTCATCTATGACAAGTACCTTGGAAGCCTTAACAA GGTCATCAAAACTGCAAAAAATGCACCTGGAATGCCTTTGGCATCTAACCTTCAGCTTGCTGAGGGAGAGATCATCGTAGATGTAGATGGCATTGTTCCCACTCAACCAGTTCTGCAACACATTGGAATTTCTGCTTGGCCTG GTCGCTTGACATTGACCAACTATGCTTTATACTTTGAGTCACTTGGAGTTGGTTTATACAACAAAGCTGTCAGATATGATCTGGAAACAGATTTGAAGCAGGTTTTAAAGGCCGAATTGACTGGCCCACTGGGTGCCCGTCTCTTTGATAAGGCCCTGATGTACAAATCATCATCTGT AACAGAGCCTATACTTTTTGAGTTCCCTGAATTCAAAGGCAACTCACGCCGGGACTACTGGTTAGAAATTAGTCTTGAGATTCTGCATGCACACAAGTTTATTAGGAGATACAACCTCAAAGAAAGTGAGCAGGCTGAAGCACTCGCTAAGGCCATGCTAGGCATCTTCCGGTACCGTGCCTTGAGAGATGCTTTCCATATCTTTCCATCTCATTACAAGACTTTACTTGTTTACAACTTAGCTGAAAAGCTCCCTGGAGGAGATAGGATATTGGAAATACTATCAAGTCAATTGGAGCAATTGAATGTTTCGATGCTCCAACATGATGCCATCAAGAGATCATCAAATGATGCCAAAAGGAAGTCTTCATTGTCCCCAGCATCGTTATATGCACTTATTAGACTTGGGTTGTTGCCAAAAGGAGCATATCCTGATGAAGATGCAATGTTCCTGGTACGAGATGTATGTGTTGGTGAGATAAATCCTTTAGAATTGGCTGTGAAGAAATTGGGATATGACACAGGGAGAGCTGAGGCAGCAAAAGCAACTGTGGATCAAGTGAAAGTGGATGGCATTGATACAAATATAGCTGTGATGAAG CAATTACTTTTCCCGGTGGTTGAATCTGCTAAGCGGCTCCAATTTTTGGCCTCTTGGGATGACCCTTTTAAATCAACAATGTTTCTGGTGCTGATATGTTTCACAATTGTCAG GGGTTGGTTTAAGTATGCCTTGCCCTGCACATTTGTATTCCTGTCAGCACTCATGCTCTGGCGCAAGCATGACAATAAAGGGAAGCCATTGGAACCTTTCAGAGTCACACCTCCTCCCAGTCGGTATGCAGTTGAACAACTGCTGACATTACAGGAAGGCATTTCTCAGATTGAAGCACTAGTTCAAGATGTAAATATCATTCTTCTGAAGCTTAGGGctatcttattttcttctcttcctcaggTTTGCATTCCACCAGTTTGGTTCTTTTAA
- the LOC122084325 gene encoding uncharacterized protein LOC122084325 isoform X8, translating to MENRFGRLENLMRQKSLKSIFLRSGKKSAQDIAEASPRTIPQLSSIANSVIYRCSKILSIPTEELQHRFETELSEHDEQSPTYARNLLEFCSYQALDVVTRCPDYLSDKEIRRLTFDMMLAWEDPDVKREPLQKESASCDNQEVDDEEGWSLFYSNSTSMAVQVDDKKTVGPEAFARIAPACAVVADVITVQNLFDALTSSSGGLLHFLIYDKYLGSLNKVIKTAKNAPGMPLASNLQLAEGEIIVDVDGIVPTQPVLQHIGISAWPGRLTLTNYALYFESLGVGLYNKAVRYDLETDLKQVLKAELTGPLGARLFDKALMYKSSSVTEPILFEFPEFKGNSRRDYWLEISLEILHAHKFIRRYNLKESEQAEALAKAMLGIFRYRALRDAFHIFPSHYKTLLVYNLAEKLPGGDRILEILSSQLEQLNVSMLQHDAIKRSSNDAKRKSSLSPASLYALIRLGLLPKGAYPDEDAMFLVRDVCVGEINPLELAVKKLGYDTGRAEAAKATVDQVKVDGIDTNIAVMKQLLFPVVESAKRLQFLASWDDPFKSTMFLVLICFTIVRYIWKGLV from the exons TTGAAATCCATCTTCCTCCGCAGCGGCAAGAAGTCGGCTCAAGACATTGCCGAAGCTTCTCCCAGGACCATTCCTCAGCTCTCCTCCATTGCTAATTCCGTCATTTATCGCTGTTCCAA GATTCTTTCAATTCCAACTGAAGAATTGCAGCATCGTTTTGAGACTGAGCTATCTGAGCATGATGAGCAATCTCCAACTTATGCTAGGAATTTGTTAGAATTTTGCTCATACCAAGCACTCGATGTGGTGACTCGGTGTCCAGATTATCTAAGTGATAAGGAGATTCGCCGTTTGACATTTGATATGATGCTTGCATGGGAAGATCCTGATGTCAAGAGGGAGCCCTTACAGAAA GAAAGTGCTTCTTGTGATAATCAGGAAGTTGATGATGAGGAAGGGTGGTCattattttattcaaattcCACAAGCATGGCTGTTCAG GTTGATGACAAGAAAACTGTTGGGCCAGAGGCTTTTGCTCGAATTGCACCAGCTTGTGCTGTTGTAGCAGATGTCATTACTGTCCAGAATCTTTTTGATGCACTCACAAGCTCTTCTGGTGGCCTGCTGCATTTTCTCATCTATGACAAGTACCTTGGAAGCCTTAACAA GGTCATCAAAACTGCAAAAAATGCACCTGGAATGCCTTTGGCATCTAACCTTCAGCTTGCTGAGGGAGAGATCATCGTAGATGTAGATGGCATTGTTCCCACTCAACCAGTTCTGCAACACATTGGAATTTCTGCTTGGCCTG GTCGCTTGACATTGACCAACTATGCTTTATACTTTGAGTCACTTGGAGTTGGTTTATACAACAAAGCTGTCAGATATGATCTGGAAACAGATTTGAAGCAGGTTTTAAAGGCCGAATTGACTGGCCCACTGGGTGCCCGTCTCTTTGATAAGGCCCTGATGTACAAATCATCATCTGT AACAGAGCCTATACTTTTTGAGTTCCCTGAATTCAAAGGCAACTCACGCCGGGACTACTGGTTAGAAATTAGTCTTGAGATTCTGCATGCACACAAGTTTATTAGGAGATACAACCTCAAAGAAAGTGAGCAGGCTGAAGCACTCGCTAAGGCCATGCTAGGCATCTTCCGGTACCGTGCCTTGAGAGATGCTTTCCATATCTTTCCATCTCATTACAAGACTTTACTTGTTTACAACTTAGCTGAAAAGCTCCCTGGAGGAGATAGGATATTGGAAATACTATCAAGTCAATTGGAGCAATTGAATGTTTCGATGCTCCAACATGATGCCATCAAGAGATCATCAAATGATGCCAAAAGGAAGTCTTCATTGTCCCCAGCATCGTTATATGCACTTATTAGACTTGGGTTGTTGCCAAAAGGAGCATATCCTGATGAAGATGCAATGTTCCTGGTACGAGATGTATGTGTTGGTGAGATAAATCCTTTAGAATTGGCTGTGAAGAAATTGGGATATGACACAGGGAGAGCTGAGGCAGCAAAAGCAACTGTGGATCAAGTGAAAGTGGATGGCATTGATACAAATATAGCTGTGATGAAG CAATTACTTTTCCCGGTGGTTGAATCTGCTAAGCGGCTCCAATTTTTGGCCTCTTGGGATGACCCTTTTAAATCAACAATGTTTCTGGTGCTGATATGTTTCACAATTGTCAGGTATATTTGGAAG GGGTTGGTTTAA
- the LOC122084325 gene encoding uncharacterized protein LOC122084325 isoform X10, with product MENRFGRLENLMRQKSLKSIFLRSGKKSAQDIAEASPRTIPQLSSIANSVIYRCSKILSIPTEELQHRFETELSEHDEQSPTYARNLLEFCSYQALDVVTRCPDYLSDKEIRRLTFDMMLAWEDPDVKREPLQKESASCDNQEVDDEEGWSLFYSNSTSMAVQVDDKKTVGPEAFARIAPACAVVADVITVQNLFDALTSSSGGLLHFLIYDKYLGSLNKVIKTAKNAPGMPLASNLQLAEGEIIVDVDGIVPTQPVLQHIGISAWPGRLTLTNYALYFESLGVGLYNKAVRYDLETDLKQVLKAELTGPLGARLFDKALMYKSSSVTEPILFEFPEFKGNSRRDYWLEISLEILHAHKFIRRYNLKESEQAEALAKAMLGIFRYRALRDAFHIFPSHYKTLLVYNLAEKLPGGDRILEILSSQLEQLNVSMLQHDAIKRSSNDAKRKSSLSPASLYALIRLGLLPKGAYPDEDAMFLVRDVCVGEINPLELAVKKLGYDTGRAEAAKATVDQVKVDGIDTNIAVMKGLV from the exons TTGAAATCCATCTTCCTCCGCAGCGGCAAGAAGTCGGCTCAAGACATTGCCGAAGCTTCTCCCAGGACCATTCCTCAGCTCTCCTCCATTGCTAATTCCGTCATTTATCGCTGTTCCAA GATTCTTTCAATTCCAACTGAAGAATTGCAGCATCGTTTTGAGACTGAGCTATCTGAGCATGATGAGCAATCTCCAACTTATGCTAGGAATTTGTTAGAATTTTGCTCATACCAAGCACTCGATGTGGTGACTCGGTGTCCAGATTATCTAAGTGATAAGGAGATTCGCCGTTTGACATTTGATATGATGCTTGCATGGGAAGATCCTGATGTCAAGAGGGAGCCCTTACAGAAA GAAAGTGCTTCTTGTGATAATCAGGAAGTTGATGATGAGGAAGGGTGGTCattattttattcaaattcCACAAGCATGGCTGTTCAG GTTGATGACAAGAAAACTGTTGGGCCAGAGGCTTTTGCTCGAATTGCACCAGCTTGTGCTGTTGTAGCAGATGTCATTACTGTCCAGAATCTTTTTGATGCACTCACAAGCTCTTCTGGTGGCCTGCTGCATTTTCTCATCTATGACAAGTACCTTGGAAGCCTTAACAA GGTCATCAAAACTGCAAAAAATGCACCTGGAATGCCTTTGGCATCTAACCTTCAGCTTGCTGAGGGAGAGATCATCGTAGATGTAGATGGCATTGTTCCCACTCAACCAGTTCTGCAACACATTGGAATTTCTGCTTGGCCTG GTCGCTTGACATTGACCAACTATGCTTTATACTTTGAGTCACTTGGAGTTGGTTTATACAACAAAGCTGTCAGATATGATCTGGAAACAGATTTGAAGCAGGTTTTAAAGGCCGAATTGACTGGCCCACTGGGTGCCCGTCTCTTTGATAAGGCCCTGATGTACAAATCATCATCTGT AACAGAGCCTATACTTTTTGAGTTCCCTGAATTCAAAGGCAACTCACGCCGGGACTACTGGTTAGAAATTAGTCTTGAGATTCTGCATGCACACAAGTTTATTAGGAGATACAACCTCAAAGAAAGTGAGCAGGCTGAAGCACTCGCTAAGGCCATGCTAGGCATCTTCCGGTACCGTGCCTTGAGAGATGCTTTCCATATCTTTCCATCTCATTACAAGACTTTACTTGTTTACAACTTAGCTGAAAAGCTCCCTGGAGGAGATAGGATATTGGAAATACTATCAAGTCAATTGGAGCAATTGAATGTTTCGATGCTCCAACATGATGCCATCAAGAGATCATCAAATGATGCCAAAAGGAAGTCTTCATTGTCCCCAGCATCGTTATATGCACTTATTAGACTTGGGTTGTTGCCAAAAGGAGCATATCCTGATGAAGATGCAATGTTCCTGGTACGAGATGTATGTGTTGGTGAGATAAATCCTTTAGAATTGGCTGTGAAGAAATTGGGATATGACACAGGGAGAGCTGAGGCAGCAAAAGCAACTGTGGATCAAGTGAAAGTGGATGGCATTGATACAAATATAGCTGTGATGAAG GGGTTGGTTTAA
- the LOC122084325 gene encoding uncharacterized protein LOC122084325 isoform X3, translating to MENRFGRLENLMRQKSLKSIFLRSGKKSAQDIAEASPRTIPQLSSIANSVIYRCSKILSIPTEELQHRFETELSEHDEQSPTYARNLLEFCSYQALDVVTRCPDYLSDKEIRRLTFDMMLAWEDPDVKREPLQKESASCDNQEVDDEEGWSLFYSNSTSMAVQVDDKKTVGPEAFARIAPACAVVADVITVQNLFDALTSSSGGLLHFLIYDKYLGSLNKVIKTAKNAPGMPLASNLQLAEGEIIVDVDGIVPTQPVLQHIGISAWPGRLTLTNYALYFESLGVGLYNKAVRYDLETDLKQVLKAELTGPLGARLFDKALMYKSSSVTEPILFEFPEFKGNSRRDYWLEISLEILHAHKFIRRYNLKESEQAEALAKAMLGIFRYRALRDAFHIFPSHYKTLLVYNLAEKLPGGDRILEILSSQLEQLNVSMLQHDAIKRSSNDAKRKSSLSPASLYALIRLGLLPKGAYPDEDAMFLVRDVCVGEINPLELAVKKLGYDTGRAEAAKATVDQVKVDGIDTNIAVMKQLLFPVVESAKRLQFLASWDDPFKSTMFLVLICFTIVRGWFKYALPCTFVFLSALMLWRKHDNKGKPLEPFRVTPPPSRYAVEQLLTLQEGISQIEALVQDVNIILLKLRAILFSSLPQATDKGDAIEERF from the exons TTGAAATCCATCTTCCTCCGCAGCGGCAAGAAGTCGGCTCAAGACATTGCCGAAGCTTCTCCCAGGACCATTCCTCAGCTCTCCTCCATTGCTAATTCCGTCATTTATCGCTGTTCCAA GATTCTTTCAATTCCAACTGAAGAATTGCAGCATCGTTTTGAGACTGAGCTATCTGAGCATGATGAGCAATCTCCAACTTATGCTAGGAATTTGTTAGAATTTTGCTCATACCAAGCACTCGATGTGGTGACTCGGTGTCCAGATTATCTAAGTGATAAGGAGATTCGCCGTTTGACATTTGATATGATGCTTGCATGGGAAGATCCTGATGTCAAGAGGGAGCCCTTACAGAAA GAAAGTGCTTCTTGTGATAATCAGGAAGTTGATGATGAGGAAGGGTGGTCattattttattcaaattcCACAAGCATGGCTGTTCAG GTTGATGACAAGAAAACTGTTGGGCCAGAGGCTTTTGCTCGAATTGCACCAGCTTGTGCTGTTGTAGCAGATGTCATTACTGTCCAGAATCTTTTTGATGCACTCACAAGCTCTTCTGGTGGCCTGCTGCATTTTCTCATCTATGACAAGTACCTTGGAAGCCTTAACAA GGTCATCAAAACTGCAAAAAATGCACCTGGAATGCCTTTGGCATCTAACCTTCAGCTTGCTGAGGGAGAGATCATCGTAGATGTAGATGGCATTGTTCCCACTCAACCAGTTCTGCAACACATTGGAATTTCTGCTTGGCCTG GTCGCTTGACATTGACCAACTATGCTTTATACTTTGAGTCACTTGGAGTTGGTTTATACAACAAAGCTGTCAGATATGATCTGGAAACAGATTTGAAGCAGGTTTTAAAGGCCGAATTGACTGGCCCACTGGGTGCCCGTCTCTTTGATAAGGCCCTGATGTACAAATCATCATCTGT AACAGAGCCTATACTTTTTGAGTTCCCTGAATTCAAAGGCAACTCACGCCGGGACTACTGGTTAGAAATTAGTCTTGAGATTCTGCATGCACACAAGTTTATTAGGAGATACAACCTCAAAGAAAGTGAGCAGGCTGAAGCACTCGCTAAGGCCATGCTAGGCATCTTCCGGTACCGTGCCTTGAGAGATGCTTTCCATATCTTTCCATCTCATTACAAGACTTTACTTGTTTACAACTTAGCTGAAAAGCTCCCTGGAGGAGATAGGATATTGGAAATACTATCAAGTCAATTGGAGCAATTGAATGTTTCGATGCTCCAACATGATGCCATCAAGAGATCATCAAATGATGCCAAAAGGAAGTCTTCATTGTCCCCAGCATCGTTATATGCACTTATTAGACTTGGGTTGTTGCCAAAAGGAGCATATCCTGATGAAGATGCAATGTTCCTGGTACGAGATGTATGTGTTGGTGAGATAAATCCTTTAGAATTGGCTGTGAAGAAATTGGGATATGACACAGGGAGAGCTGAGGCAGCAAAAGCAACTGTGGATCAAGTGAAAGTGGATGGCATTGATACAAATATAGCTGTGATGAAG CAATTACTTTTCCCGGTGGTTGAATCTGCTAAGCGGCTCCAATTTTTGGCCTCTTGGGATGACCCTTTTAAATCAACAATGTTTCTGGTGCTGATATGTTTCACAATTGTCAG GGGTTGGTTTAAGTATGCCTTGCCCTGCACATTTGTATTCCTGTCAGCACTCATGCTCTGGCGCAAGCATGACAATAAAGGGAAGCCATTGGAACCTTTCAGAGTCACACCTCCTCCCAGTCGGTATGCAGTTGAACAACTGCTGACATTACAGGAAGGCATTTCTCAGATTGAAGCACTAGTTCAAGATGTAAATATCATTCTTCTGAAGCTTAGGGctatcttattttcttctcttcctcag